In the Bacillus sp. HSf4 genome, CGAAAACAACGGCGATCACGCGCATGTCTCCTTTTTTCGCCGAAGCCGTCAGGCAGTATTTGGCTTCATTTGTGAATCCTGTCTTGACTCCGTCGACACCCGGATAAAATTTGATAAGCTTGTTTGTATTGACCAGCCAGAATTTTTTATCCGAATCTTCTCTCAAGTAGTCTTCATATGTGCCCGTAAACTTCGTGATTTTATCATATTTTAAAAGCTCTTTGGCCATGATGGCCATGTCATAAGCCGTGCTGTAATGGCCTTCTTCAGGAAGACCTGTCGTGTTTTGAAAAGATGTATCTTTCAGGTCCAGCTCAGCCGCTTTTTCATTCATTCTTTTGACAAATTCCTCTTCAGATCCGGCAATATGCTCTGCCATGGCTACAGAGGCGTCATTTCCCGACCCGATGGCGATTCCTTTCAGCATGTCTTCAACGGTCATTTCTTCACCGGGTTCAAGGAAAATCTGCGAACCGCCCATTGATGCGGCGTACTCGCTTGTTCTGACCTTATCCTTCATTTTAATCTTGCCTTCATCAAGGGCTTCCATGATCAAAAGCATGGTCATGACCTTTGTCATGCTGGCCGGCGGAAGCTTCTCATGGCTGTTTTTGTCATACATGATTTTTCCGGTGTCCCGTTCGATCAGAACGGCGGATTTCGCTTCATGAGCAAGCTCCGTCGATTTCTTTCCACTTTCTTTGGCAAACGCGGATGGCGCTGTCATAAGGATTATCGTAAAAATCAGCAATTTGGATAAATGACGTTTCATCACCCAGACCTCCATTTCGTAATCCTTTTTATTTTTTCCAAATCAGGTGGATTTATACGGATGTTTTGGTAAAAATTTCTCCAAATCTCAAAAGAAAAAGCCAATGCTCTTTTTTAGAACTGGCATTGGCTTGGATGATCGTTTATTTATTGCATTTGACCGATTTTCGCAACGGCGGCTTTGACAAACCGTAAAAAGTCGGCTTTTACTTTTTCTGTTACCTCGATGACTTCATCGTGTGACAACGGCTGATCGAGAATCCCGGCGGCCGCATTTGAAATGCATGAAATACCAAGGACGCGGAGGCCGGAATGCCTTGCGACGATGACTTCCGGAACGGTTGACATACCGACGGCATCGGTGCCGATCGTTCTGAGAAAACGGACCTCGGCCGGTGTTTCATAGGACGGGCCGGAAACCGCCGTGTATACACCCTCTTGTACGCTGATGTCCAGCTCCTCGGCTGTTTTCTTCGCCATTAGGCGAAGCTCTCTATCATAAGCCGACGACATATCTGGAAATCGTACGCCAAGCGCTGAATCATTGGGCCCGATCAGCGGGTTCGTTCCCATATAGTTGATGTGATCCGAGATGAGCATCAAGTCGCCGGGACGGAATGATTCATTCACACCACCTGCAGCGTTTGTAACGATTAATGTCGAGACGCCAAGCTCTTTCATCACTCTCACAGGGAAGGTCACCTTATCGAGAGAGTAGCCTTCATAAAAATGAAAGCGTCCTTGCATTGCGACGACTTGCACATTGTCAAGCTCGCCGAAGACAAGCTGTCCGGCATGACCTTCAACAGTAGAGACCGGAAAGTCGGGGATGTCTTCATACGGAATGTGAACGGCATCTTCAATCTCATCGGCGAGCACACCGAGGCCAGATCCCAAAATCAAACCGACAGCCGGTTTGTGCTCCGTCTTTTCTTTAATATATTGCGCGGCATTTGAAATCATCTGTTTCACGTCGTTTCCTCCTATTTCAGCAGGGATAAAAAGCTTTTTCCGTATGTCGGCATTTTCGTGTTAAAGTTGTCGGCGATGGTCGCGCCGATATCCGCGAAAGTGTCGGCGAGCGGAAGCTGCCCCGTTTGTTTATGTTTCTTGCTGTATACGAGAAGCGGAACATATTCCCTTGTATGGTCCGTCCCGTGGTGGATCGGATCATTTCCATGGTCGGCGGTGATGATGAGCACATCATCTTCCCGCATTTTTTCAAATACCTCCGGAAGCCTTGCGTCGAATTCTTCGAGCGCTTTTCCGTATCCTTCAGGATCACGGCGGTGTCCGAATAAGGCATCAAAATCGACGAGGTTGACGAAGCTGAGGCCGGTAAAGTCCGCCTCAAGCGTTTGGATCAGCTTGTCCATCCCGTCCATATTGGATTTTGTTCTGAGCGATTCTGTAATGCCCTCGCCGTCGTAAATATCGGAAATTTTGCCGATCGCAATCACGTCAAAGCCGTTATCTTTCATTTCATTCATGACGGTTCTGTCAAACGGTTTCAACGCGTAGTCATGACGGTTCGGCGTCCGTTTAAACTCACCCGGCTTGCCGACAAACGGCCGTGCGATGACGCGGCCGACCATATATTTTTCATCAAGCGTCAGCTCGCGGGCGATCTCGCAGATCTTGTAAAGCTCATCAAGCGGCACCACTTCTTCGTGGGCGGCAATCTGCAAAACGGAATCCGCTGATGTATAGACGATCAGCGCCCCTGTTTCCATATGTTCGGCGCCGAGTTCGTCTAAAATCGCCGTCCCTGACGCCGGCTTGTTTCCGATCACTTTTCTTCCCGATCTTTTTTCAAGTTCATTGATCAATTCATCAGGAAAACCTTCGGGAAATACCCGGAATGGTTTGTCTATGTACAGCCCCATGATTTCCCAATGACCCGTCATGGTGTCTTTTCCATTTGAGGCTTCTTTCATTTTGCCGTGGTAGGCAAGCGGCTGATCTGCCACCGGCACTCCTTTGATCTCGCGGATGTTGCTGAGCCCGAGCTTCGCCATGTTCGGCAGGCTGATGCCTCCCATATGTTCAGCTATATGGCCTAATGTATCCGCACCCTTGTCATTAAATTTTTCAGCGTCAGGCGCTTCACCGATCCCGACGGAATCCATAACGATTAAAAATACGCGGTTGTAATGATATGCAGGCATTTGATGGCCTCCTTTTTCCTATGATCTTTATGCTTGGCATAAAAAAACCAAAATACCGCTATTAGCCAAGTATAAACCGTTTACACAACGGTTGACAATACGAACGGAAATAGTGAGAAACTTCCCGCAATTCGTACGCCAAAAAAGCCTTCCCCCGGCAAATGAAAAACCGCGCCTTGTTCTCTAGCGCGGCTATGCCCGGGGATGATACTGCTTATAGACGTCTTTCAGTCTCGTTTTCGTGACATGGGTATAGATTTGCGTCGTCGAAATGTCGGCATGTCCGAGCATTTCCTGTACCGCCCTGAGATCGGCGCCGTTTTCAAGGAGATGAGTGGCGAATGAGTGCCTTAAGGTATGGGGAGTGAGCTCTTTTTGAATCCCCGCCTCCAAAGCGATTTTCTTTAAGTTTTTCCAAAACCCCTGCCGGCTCATCTGTCTGCCGTGATGGTTCAAAAACAGGGCGTCTTCCGTGTTTTTCTTCAAAAGCTTTCCCCTGGCCTTTGAGAGGTATTCTCCGATGGCATGTGAAGCCGCTTCGCCGAGCGGAACGATCCGCTCTTTCCTCCCTTTTCCGAAGCAGCGGATAAACCCCATCGACAAGTGGACATCGGAAAGCTTCAGTTCGATCATCTCGCTGACGCGGATACCTGTCGCATACAATAACTCCAGCATCGCTTTATCCCTGTACCCGAACGGGCTGGTGAGCTTCGGCGTGTCCAGGAGGATTTCGACCTCCTGTAAAGACAACACTTTCGGAAGCGTCCGTTCCGTTTTTTGCGATTCGATATGGACGGAGGGATCCTGGGCGGTCACTTTTTCTCTCAGCAGAAACTGGTGAAAGGCGCGGATGGAAGCGAGATGTCTGGCGATTGTCCTGCCCGATTTTCCGGCGTCTTTCAAATGCTTTAAAAACTGGATAATGTGGAGTCTTGTCACCTGATTGAGAGAAGTGAGACCTTCCGTTTTCTCCAAATGTGCGGCATAGTTGTTCAAATCCCGTTCATAGCTGACAACCGTGTTGTGGGAAAGCCCTCGTTCAACAACGGCATAATGGATAAAATCTTTAATATGAACTTTCACGCTATTCTACTCCCCGTTTAAATAAAAAAAGATTAACCGGTCAAACCAGCTGTTCTCGTCGACTCCTTCCATCGAGGCGACCTTCATAGCGGCTCCTTCCGGTTTATCATACCGATGATAGTTTTCATACTCTGAATTTATCCATATCATAGCATAATAAAACAAGACGGTAAAACCGGTAAACAGCACGAACACTTTGATCATGTCGGCAGCCGTTTTCAGCATTTTCATCGCTCTCAGGTCCCTTCTTTTGATTCCATTACTAAAACTTATGCCAAAAGAGACAAGTTTTATACGTATGAATCAAAA is a window encoding:
- a CDS encoding D-alanyl-D-alanine carboxypeptidase family protein, producing MKRHLSKLLIFTIILMTAPSAFAKESGKKSTELAHEAKSAVLIERDTGKIMYDKNSHEKLPPASMTKVMTMLLIMEALDEGKIKMKDKVRTSEYAASMGGSQIFLEPGEEMTVEDMLKGIAIGSGNDASVAMAEHIAGSEEEFVKRMNEKAAELDLKDTSFQNTTGLPEEGHYSTAYDMAIMAKELLKYDKITKFTGTYEDYLREDSDKKFWLVNTNKLIKFYPGVDGVKTGFTNEAKYCLTASAKKGDMRVIAVVFGASTPKDRNAQVTKMLDYAFSQYETHPMYKRGEVISELKVNKGRDQNINLVTSEPISLLTKKGENMESVKKEVKLKDETQAPVKKGTELGTLVLKKDGKVLHESPLVAEKDMEKAGMWTLFKRTMTNWTKWSE
- the deoB gene encoding phosphopentomutase, with protein sequence MPAYHYNRVFLIVMDSVGIGEAPDAEKFNDKGADTLGHIAEHMGGISLPNMAKLGLSNIREIKGVPVADQPLAYHGKMKEASNGKDTMTGHWEIMGLYIDKPFRVFPEGFPDELINELEKRSGRKVIGNKPASGTAILDELGAEHMETGALIVYTSADSVLQIAAHEEVVPLDELYKICEIARELTLDEKYMVGRVIARPFVGKPGEFKRTPNRHDYALKPFDRTVMNEMKDNGFDVIAIGKISDIYDGEGITESLRTKSNMDGMDKLIQTLEADFTGLSFVNLVDFDALFGHRRDPEGYGKALEEFDARLPEVFEKMREDDVLIITADHGNDPIHHGTDHTREYVPLLVYSKKHKQTGQLPLADTFADIGATIADNFNTKMPTYGKSFLSLLK
- a CDS encoding purine-nucleoside phosphorylase; this encodes MISNAAQYIKEKTEHKPAVGLILGSGLGVLADEIEDAVHIPYEDIPDFPVSTVEGHAGQLVFGELDNVQVVAMQGRFHFYEGYSLDKVTFPVRVMKELGVSTLIVTNAAGGVNESFRPGDLMLISDHINYMGTNPLIGPNDSALGVRFPDMSSAYDRELRLMAKKTAEELDISVQEGVYTAVSGPSYETPAEVRFLRTIGTDAVGMSTVPEVIVARHSGLRVLGISCISNAAAGILDQPLSHDEVIEVTEKVKADFLRFVKAAVAKIGQMQ
- a CDS encoding YqzK family protein, with translation MKMLKTAADMIKVFVLFTGFTVLFYYAMIWINSEYENYHRYDKPEGAAMKVASMEGVDENSWFDRLIFFYLNGE
- the xerD gene encoding site-specific tyrosine recombinase XerD encodes the protein MKVHIKDFIHYAVVERGLSHNTVVSYERDLNNYAAHLEKTEGLTSLNQVTRLHIIQFLKHLKDAGKSGRTIARHLASIRAFHQFLLREKVTAQDPSVHIESQKTERTLPKVLSLQEVEILLDTPKLTSPFGYRDKAMLELLYATGIRVSEMIELKLSDVHLSMGFIRCFGKGRKERIVPLGEAASHAIGEYLSKARGKLLKKNTEDALFLNHHGRQMSRQGFWKNLKKIALEAGIQKELTPHTLRHSFATHLLENGADLRAVQEMLGHADISTTQIYTHVTKTRLKDVYKQYHPRA